One window of Pseudacidobacterium ailaaui genomic DNA carries:
- a CDS encoding efflux RND transporter periplasmic adaptor subunit: protein MLNRIGIAALILTGTLLGTSGCKHAAEASKTAGPAVKDPLKVRLTPELQKDIHTGLPAWQQVTTQEKVAARVETDASRVARIGSPVEGRITKVLVLEGQHVSRGQLLATLHSNALSDTQFAFIKAYSQEKLAEQSAQRAKLLVQSDVIGTAELQRREAEVLQTSAEVAALRAQLRGLGMSDSAIRQLETTRKLNSDYPVIASISGTVIERKVTVGQVVQPADLAFQIADLSSLWLVADVPEEHAASLHVGKTVIAEVPSLPNLTVNGKLSFVSPVVDPATRTVQARMNLLNPDGVFKPEMLATMTFESQPEKRLTIPATAVVREENKDHIFVQTAQNEFQLREVELGPEIADRWVVLHGLSPQETIVLDGAFHLNNKRRQDLIQGGE from the coding sequence ATGCTGAACAGAATTGGTATAGCCGCATTGATTTTAACGGGAACGCTGCTGGGGACCTCGGGCTGTAAACATGCTGCGGAAGCCAGCAAGACGGCCGGCCCTGCTGTCAAAGACCCTTTGAAAGTCCGGCTGACTCCTGAACTCCAAAAAGACATTCACACCGGACTTCCTGCCTGGCAGCAGGTCACGACGCAGGAAAAGGTCGCCGCCCGTGTTGAAACGGATGCCTCTCGTGTGGCCCGCATCGGCTCACCGGTTGAAGGCCGCATTACAAAGGTTCTGGTGCTCGAAGGTCAGCATGTCTCTCGCGGACAGCTCCTTGCCACCCTGCACAGCAATGCGCTCTCAGACACGCAATTTGCCTTCATCAAAGCGTATTCACAGGAAAAACTGGCAGAGCAATCCGCACAGCGGGCAAAGCTGCTTGTCCAGTCTGACGTCATCGGAACAGCAGAGTTGCAGAGACGCGAAGCGGAAGTGCTGCAAACCAGCGCCGAGGTCGCCGCTCTGCGCGCACAGTTGCGCGGACTGGGCATGTCCGACAGCGCCATTCGTCAGCTGGAAACAACGCGCAAGCTGAATTCCGACTACCCTGTTATCGCCTCCATCTCCGGTACAGTGATTGAAAGAAAAGTGACCGTCGGCCAGGTCGTGCAGCCGGCAGATCTCGCCTTTCAGATTGCTGATCTCTCCAGTCTGTGGCTCGTTGCCGATGTGCCGGAAGAACACGCTGCATCGCTTCACGTGGGCAAAACAGTGATTGCCGAAGTCCCATCGCTGCCGAACCTTACCGTCAATGGAAAACTCTCTTTTGTAAGCCCGGTCGTAGATCCGGCGACGCGCACCGTGCAGGCACGCATGAACCTTCTCAATCCCGATGGCGTTTTCAAGCCTGAAATGCTGGCCACCATGACCTTTGAAAGCCAGCCCGAGAAAAGGCTGACGATTCCTGCCACAGCCGTTGTCCGCGAAGAAAACAAGGACCATATTTTTGTGCAGACAGCACAAAATGAATTTCAGCTGCGCGAAGTTGAGCTTGGCCCGGAGATAGCAGACAGGTGGGTCGTGCTTCACGGACTTTCTCCACAGGAAACGATCGTGCTCGATGGCGCCTTCCATCTGAACAATAAGCGCAGGCAGGACCTGATTCAGGGAGGTGAATAA
- a CDS encoding TolC family protein — MLTDFLLVALFTVPCLYAQAATPLTLDQALALAKKNNPRLRAAEAMIERAKAGIETARAYTNPTFEFLAGNQSALPIATPGVPGLLQHYSAGQTLEIPAERRSRIHASRLEFLSSEYESAAIHLSVDAQVKRAFYDVLRRKQQVAYARDNLGLVEELRRRVSVEVQVGEKGKLELTRAEAELARARAAVNSAEVELANAQAVLKATIGASANSEFDPQGSLDNRVQLAPLDELRQQVFAVHPALSQAKTETARAETLVSHERAKRVPQPTFYGEYEHQPDISFYRFGVNLPLPLWDRRKGPIAEAQAEVKRAQAITRQRELEILAALERAYDQYQISDQQVQGLQAGSLREAEAAVEAAQNAYKFGERGILEVLDAQRVLQGVRTDLLDAEFARQSALIDLQELGATP, encoded by the coding sequence TTGCTGACTGATTTCCTGCTCGTGGCCCTTTTTACGGTTCCGTGTTTGTATGCGCAGGCTGCAACACCACTCACGCTGGACCAGGCCCTTGCGCTTGCGAAAAAAAATAACCCTCGGCTCCGCGCCGCTGAAGCCATGATCGAGCGCGCAAAGGCAGGCATTGAGACCGCACGGGCATATACCAACCCGACGTTTGAGTTTCTTGCCGGAAACCAGAGCGCTTTGCCCATCGCCACTCCCGGTGTTCCTGGGCTTCTCCAGCATTACAGCGCCGGGCAGACGCTTGAAATCCCCGCCGAGCGCAGAAGCCGCATTCATGCCTCGCGGCTGGAATTTCTCAGTAGTGAATACGAATCAGCAGCCATCCATCTTTCTGTGGATGCTCAAGTAAAACGGGCATTTTATGATGTGCTGCGCCGGAAACAGCAAGTAGCCTATGCCAGAGACAATCTGGGTCTGGTCGAGGAGCTTCGCCGCCGTGTCAGCGTCGAAGTGCAGGTTGGGGAAAAAGGAAAGTTGGAACTGACCCGTGCAGAAGCCGAACTGGCCCGGGCCCGGGCCGCGGTAAACAGCGCTGAGGTGGAACTTGCCAATGCGCAGGCGGTCCTTAAGGCCACGATCGGCGCTTCCGCAAACAGCGAATTTGATCCCCAAGGTTCACTCGACAACCGCGTGCAGCTGGCTCCTCTGGACGAACTCCGGCAGCAGGTCTTCGCCGTCCATCCCGCCCTGTCTCAGGCAAAAACGGAAACCGCGCGGGCTGAAACTCTGGTCAGCCATGAACGCGCCAAACGGGTGCCGCAGCCAACTTTTTACGGAGAATACGAACATCAGCCAGACATCTCTTTTTACCGCTTCGGCGTAAACCTTCCTCTTCCGCTGTGGGACCGACGCAAGGGCCCCATTGCCGAGGCACAGGCAGAAGTCAAGCGGGCGCAGGCAATCACCCGCCAGCGCGAGCTGGAAATTCTCGCTGCGCTGGAGCGCGCCTATGACCAATACCAGATTTCTGACCAGCAGGTACAAGGCCTTCAGGCCGGATCTCTGCGCGAAGCGGAAGCTGCTGTCGAGGCCGCACAGAATGCCTACAAATTCGGAGAGCGTGGAATTCTTGAGGTGCTCGATGCGCAGCGCGTCCTGCAGGGCGTGCGTACAGACCTGCTCGATGCTGAATTTGCTCGTCAATCTGCATTGATTGATCTGCAGGAACTCGGGGCCACTCCATAA
- a CDS encoding sensor histidine kinase, which translates to MTTVRGMDQVVCRYSFSMGWSPRLWLERSVPGVALIVLLLLCLAMLTMIVPGNNLWAHNILHHLNFLPLMMAGILFGLRGALWSALLAGAVNAPLIAHHWHRWPVDAKDQIVELSIFSAAGLIAGYLSDRERAQRRNLEQTKQELEKVYLELQENIAHMKKAERLSAAGQLAASLAHEIRNPLASISGAAGILRRGSASPEYIRDSLDIIDKESQRLNKLLTGFLNFAKPRSPRLHKTDPNAVLASVTTLAAHVAEASQVALVHQPLEGCPEIECDPEQLKQVLLNLVINAVEASPAGGTVMLRTAYSGGAVIMEVEDRGVGIPDGVADQIFDPFFTTKPKGTGLGLAVSSMILSQHGGKISFSRNKEGGTTFRIELPRNGEAPRVR; encoded by the coding sequence ATGACGACTGTCCGAGGCATGGACCAGGTTGTTTGCCGATATTCTTTTTCTATGGGATGGAGTCCGCGGTTGTGGCTGGAAAGGTCTGTGCCCGGAGTGGCATTGATTGTGCTGCTGCTTCTTTGTCTGGCCATGCTCACGATGATCGTGCCGGGGAATAATCTGTGGGCGCACAATATTCTGCATCACCTGAATTTTTTGCCGCTCATGATGGCAGGAATTCTGTTTGGTTTGCGTGGTGCTTTGTGGTCGGCGCTGCTGGCCGGCGCGGTCAATGCGCCTTTGATCGCGCACCACTGGCATCGCTGGCCGGTTGATGCAAAAGATCAGATCGTAGAACTTTCTATCTTCAGTGCAGCGGGATTGATTGCAGGCTATCTCTCGGACAGAGAGCGCGCACAACGGAGAAATCTAGAACAGACCAAACAAGAGCTTGAAAAGGTCTATCTAGAGTTGCAAGAAAATATCGCCCATATGAAGAAAGCGGAACGATTGTCTGCGGCAGGCCAGCTTGCGGCCAGCCTGGCGCATGAGATCCGTAATCCTTTGGCAAGCATTTCAGGCGCAGCAGGAATTCTGAGGCGTGGCTCTGCATCGCCTGAATATATTCGGGACAGCCTCGACATTATTGATAAGGAATCACAGCGGCTGAACAAACTACTTACCGGCTTTCTGAATTTTGCCAAGCCGCGTTCGCCACGTTTGCACAAAACCGATCCGAATGCCGTACTTGCTTCGGTCACCACACTGGCTGCTCACGTGGCGGAAGCCAGTCAGGTCGCCTTGGTCCATCAACCGCTTGAGGGTTGTCCGGAAATTGAATGCGACCCGGAACAGCTGAAACAGGTATTGCTCAATCTTGTCATCAACGCTGTGGAGGCATCGCCTGCTGGCGGAACAGTGATGCTGCGAACGGCGTACAGCGGAGGTGCCGTCATCATGGAAGTAGAAGACCGCGGGGTTGGTATTCCGGACGGGGTAGCCGACCAGATTTTTGACCCCTTCTTTACGACCAAACCAAAGGGAACAGGGCTGGGACTCGCAGTCTCCTCCATGATTCTTTCCCAGCATGGCGGAAAGATTTCATTCAGCAGAAACAAAGAAGGAGGCACAACGTTCCGCATCGAGCTGCCTCGGAATGGAGAAGCGCCGCGTGTCCGCTAA
- a CDS encoding sigma-54-dependent transcriptional regulator, whose product MSANLILIVDDDSSVRRVMQMQLAEAGYEVLPAATGNEAYRLLMDRRPKLVITDLRMPDLDGIELLRRIAASEIQTTVIMITAFGSIETAVQAMRLGAYDYITKPIDYEALMLAVHRAMERQSLIDEVRNLRSALDQRYGFENIVGHSKSLLRVLEMASRVAQHDTTVLIQGETGTGKELLARAIHHNSRRVNRPFVTINCGAIPKDLIEAELFGYAKGAFTGASNSKPGRVEMADGGTLFLDEIGELPLESQVKLLRLIQHGEVERVGATATQTIHVRIIAATHRNLQAMVDDGTFREDLYYRLAVVPLSLPPLRERKEDIPELVEHLFHKAKERHGMQNVRVSPSVGAHFTGYRWPGNIREMENVIERMLVLSNGEEITEHDLPEELRSAPASLSKSLLLELPDEGISLENIERELLLRALEKFKGNQTQAARYLDISRRTLIYRMEKHGLRQSEEDDEQS is encoded by the coding sequence GTGTCCGCTAATCTCATCCTGATTGTGGACGATGACAGCAGCGTGCGCCGGGTGATGCAGATGCAGCTTGCTGAGGCCGGCTACGAAGTGCTGCCGGCGGCCACAGGCAATGAGGCATACCGTCTCCTGATGGACCGGCGCCCAAAGCTGGTCATTACCGACTTACGTATGCCTGATCTGGACGGTATTGAACTCTTGCGTCGAATTGCTGCATCGGAGATCCAGACAACTGTCATTATGATTACGGCCTTTGGCAGTATTGAGACTGCAGTACAGGCCATGCGGCTGGGCGCATATGACTACATTACCAAGCCCATAGACTACGAAGCACTGATGCTGGCTGTGCATCGGGCGATGGAGCGCCAGAGCCTGATTGACGAAGTGCGCAATCTGCGGTCGGCGCTCGATCAGCGTTATGGGTTTGAAAATATCGTGGGACACTCCAAGAGCCTGCTGCGTGTTCTTGAAATGGCCTCGCGTGTGGCCCAGCATGATACTACGGTGCTGATTCAAGGAGAGACCGGGACAGGAAAAGAACTGCTCGCACGCGCCATCCACCACAATAGCCGCAGAGTCAATCGGCCTTTTGTAACCATCAACTGCGGGGCGATCCCAAAGGACCTGATTGAAGCCGAACTGTTTGGTTACGCCAAGGGAGCCTTTACTGGGGCCAGCAACAGCAAGCCAGGTAGAGTCGAGATGGCCGATGGGGGCACCCTGTTTCTGGATGAAATTGGCGAGCTGCCGCTTGAATCGCAGGTAAAACTGCTGCGGCTCATCCAACATGGAGAAGTGGAGCGTGTTGGAGCAACCGCAACGCAGACCATCCATGTTCGGATCATTGCTGCCACACATCGCAATCTGCAGGCCATGGTAGACGACGGTACTTTCCGGGAAGACCTGTATTACAGGCTTGCGGTTGTTCCGCTCTCTCTTCCTCCGCTGCGGGAGAGGAAAGAAGACATTCCAGAGCTTGTGGAGCATTTGTTCCACAAAGCGAAAGAGCGGCATGGGATGCAGAACGTTCGGGTCTCACCCTCTGTTGGAGCACATTTTACCGGGTATCGCTGGCCGGGAAACATTCGCGAGATGGAAAACGTGATTGAGCGGATGCTGGTCCTCTCCAATGGCGAAGAGATTACGGAGCACGATCTGCCGGAAGAACTGCGCAGCGCTCCTGCGAGTCTATCGAAATCGCTGCTGCTGGAGCTGCCCGATGAGGGCATTAGCCTTGAGAACATCGAGCGGGAGCTTCTGCTGCGAGCGCTGGAAAAATTCAAGGGAAATCAGACGCAGGCAGCGCGCTATCTGGATATCAGCCGGCGTACGCTGATCTACCGAATGGAAAAGCACGGACTGCGGCAGAGCGAGGAAGACGACGAACAGAGTTGA
- a CDS encoding PfkB family carbohydrate kinase, with product MEPIVLKTNACRWDSVSLGEVMLRLDPGEGRVHTTRQFTVWEGGGEYNVARGLRRCFGLKTAVVTTFADNPVGRLVEDLILQGGVDTSLIRWVKYDGVGRTVRNGLNFTERGYGVRAAVGCSDRGHTAISQVKRGDFDWEAIFGPQNGSRWFHTGGIFAALSETTPDVAAEAMDTARKYGTIISFDLNYRESLWKAIGGKAKAQQVNRDLVRKVDLLLGNEEDFSAMLGVQLEGVTEDFDELPIASYEKMLRNVAAAYPNLKMVATTLRTAHTASRNAWGAMALYQDEIVHVPQREVDILDRVGGGDSFASGLIYGFLAGKTVEWAVQCGVAHGALAMTTPGDTSMTTLAEVERVMKGGSARIAR from the coding sequence ATGGAACCAATTGTCCTGAAAACAAATGCCTGCCGGTGGGACAGCGTCAGCCTGGGTGAGGTCATGCTGAGACTGGATCCGGGTGAGGGAAGGGTCCACACTACGAGGCAGTTCACCGTCTGGGAAGGTGGCGGCGAGTATAACGTCGCCCGCGGGCTGCGGCGCTGTTTTGGCCTGAAAACGGCGGTTGTAACAACATTTGCCGATAATCCGGTGGGCCGCCTGGTTGAGGACTTAATCCTGCAGGGCGGGGTGGACACATCGCTGATCCGCTGGGTGAAATATGACGGAGTGGGACGCACTGTTCGCAACGGACTGAACTTTACCGAGCGCGGCTACGGAGTGCGTGCTGCGGTTGGCTGCTCGGACCGCGGCCACACGGCGATTTCTCAGGTGAAGAGGGGTGACTTTGATTGGGAGGCCATCTTTGGGCCGCAGAATGGCTCGCGATGGTTCCACACGGGCGGAATCTTTGCTGCTCTTTCTGAAACGACCCCGGACGTTGCTGCCGAAGCGATGGATACGGCGCGGAAATATGGAACAATCATTTCCTTCGACCTGAACTATCGCGAGTCCCTATGGAAAGCCATTGGCGGCAAAGCCAAGGCGCAGCAGGTAAACCGCGATCTGGTGCGCAAGGTGGACCTGCTGCTGGGAAATGAAGAAGATTTTTCAGCAATGCTTGGCGTCCAGCTTGAGGGAGTGACGGAAGACTTTGACGAGCTTCCGATTGCCAGCTATGAAAAGATGCTGCGGAATGTGGCTGCGGCATATCCCAATCTGAAGATGGTGGCGACTACTCTGCGCACCGCGCACACGGCCAGCCGCAATGCCTGGGGCGCGATGGCGCTCTATCAGGATGAAATTGTGCATGTCCCGCAGCGCGAAGTAGACATTCTGGACCGCGTAGGTGGAGGCGATTCCTTCGCCTCAGGGCTGATTTATGGCTTTCTCGCAGGCAAAACTGTGGAATGGGCCGTGCAGTGCGGAGTTGCGCATGGCGCACTGGCCATGACGACGCCAGGAGACACTAGTATGACTACCCTGGCAGAAGTAGAACGCGTGATGAAGGGGGGATCGGCCCGGATTGCACGATAA
- a CDS encoding bifunctional 4-hydroxy-2-oxoglutarate aldolase/2-dehydro-3-deoxy-phosphogluconate aldolase — MSAEVKAEIERVGLVPVLRAKSAAEGHAMVEAMLAGGVTVVEVTMTVPGAVELLRELKQAHGGKLLLGSGTVTTAEQAAATIEAGAEFVVSPSLHPEVIAKTKALGKISIPGALTPTEVITAWNAGADYVKVFPCSAVGGAGYLRALLAPFPHLQLIPTGGVTQQTAADFLKAGARALGVGADLVNAKAIAEGKPEVVTDAARAYLEIVRQVRSA, encoded by the coding sequence ATGTCGGCTGAGGTAAAAGCAGAGATTGAACGTGTGGGACTGGTCCCCGTACTGCGGGCAAAGTCCGCTGCCGAGGGGCATGCCATGGTGGAGGCGATGCTTGCCGGTGGAGTGACTGTGGTGGAAGTTACGATGACCGTTCCCGGAGCGGTGGAACTGCTGCGTGAGCTAAAACAAGCGCATGGGGGCAAATTGCTGCTCGGTTCCGGAACCGTGACTACGGCGGAACAGGCGGCGGCCACAATTGAGGCAGGAGCAGAGTTTGTAGTCAGTCCCAGTCTGCATCCGGAAGTCATTGCAAAGACAAAAGCACTGGGAAAGATTTCCATTCCCGGGGCGCTGACTCCGACGGAAGTGATTACAGCATGGAATGCCGGAGCCGATTATGTGAAGGTCTTTCCGTGCTCGGCGGTGGGTGGCGCTGGTTATCTCAGGGCCTTGCTGGCGCCGTTTCCGCACTTGCAGCTCATCCCTACAGGCGGAGTAACGCAGCAGACCGCAGCAGATTTTCTGAAGGCCGGGGCGCGCGCGCTAGGAGTAGGCGCGGACCTGGTGAACGCAAAGGCCATTGCGGAAGGAAAGCCGGAGGTGGTAACAGATGCGGCCCGCGCGTATCTGGAAATTGTCCGTCAGGTCCGGAGCGCATGA
- a CDS encoding SDR family oxidoreductase has translation MGILDRFRLDGKTALVTGSASGLGAAIAIALAEAGASVACHGNRRPADATVQHIQGLGKEAKSFSADLGQPEGPEKLFAQVASAMGAPEILVNNAGMIYRNAAEDYELAAWNTVLQVNLTSVFRLSQLAGNEMLKRGSGKIINIASLLSFQGGIRVPAYAASKGGVAQLTKALANEWAGRGVQVNAIAPGYFRTENTTALQQDETRNRQILERIPAQRWGEPEDLAGAAVFLASSASNYVNGEVLVVDGGWMAR, from the coding sequence ATGGGAATTCTGGATCGGTTTCGTTTAGATGGCAAGACTGCCTTAGTCACAGGCTCGGCAAGTGGATTAGGTGCTGCGATTGCGATTGCGCTGGCGGAAGCGGGCGCATCGGTGGCCTGTCATGGAAATCGGCGCCCGGCGGACGCCACGGTCCAACACATTCAGGGATTGGGCAAGGAAGCAAAGAGTTTTTCTGCGGATTTGGGCCAGCCGGAGGGGCCGGAAAAACTCTTTGCACAGGTTGCTTCGGCGATGGGCGCGCCGGAGATCCTGGTGAACAACGCTGGAATGATTTATCGCAATGCGGCGGAAGACTACGAGCTGGCGGCATGGAATACTGTGCTGCAGGTAAATCTGACGAGTGTCTTTCGGCTTTCTCAGCTTGCGGGAAATGAGATGCTGAAGCGTGGCAGCGGCAAGATCATCAATATAGCTTCCTTGCTCTCCTTTCAGGGCGGAATTCGTGTACCTGCCTATGCGGCTTCCAAAGGGGGGGTGGCGCAGCTGACCAAGGCGCTGGCCAATGAGTGGGCCGGACGCGGCGTGCAGGTCAATGCAATTGCCCCCGGTTATTTTCGAACAGAAAATACGACCGCCCTACAGCAGGATGAAACAAGAAACCGGCAGATCCTGGAACGTATTCCGGCACAGCGCTGGGGCGAGCCGGAAGATCTTGCCGGAGCAGCAGTTTTTTTGGCCTCTTCAGCAAGTAACTATGTGAACGGTGAAGTGCTGGTAGTTGATGGCGGATGGATGGCGCGATGA
- a CDS encoding IclR family transcriptional regulator: protein MNTVAFTPSATGIHKHADPYQLQSIDRVVAMLEMLSESDVPLSLAEICTRMRLHKSTAHRSLIVLERTALVERTPEGRFRLGLKLYELGNRAVEQMDLRERVQPFFRRLSMEVGETVHLGVLQKTRVVYLDKVEPNRRVCMTSRTGTSNPVYCTSLGKAMLAFLPEELREEIINKIKFTRFTPKTLCSREALMKSLERVKKRGFAIDDEEIETGVRCVGVPIFDVNRYPIAAVSVSGPASRITVQSVPGIAEKLMRCSSDISKTLGIHDRKRSRYTSPLFHHYSN, encoded by the coding sequence ATGAACACGGTAGCATTCACGCCGTCTGCAACCGGAATCCATAAACACGCCGATCCGTATCAATTACAAAGCATTGATCGCGTGGTGGCCATGCTGGAGATGCTGAGCGAAAGCGATGTTCCGCTCAGCCTTGCGGAAATCTGTACGCGCATGCGACTGCACAAAAGCACGGCCCACCGTTCGCTGATTGTGCTGGAGCGCACTGCGCTGGTTGAACGCACGCCGGAGGGCCGCTTTCGACTGGGTCTGAAGTTGTATGAACTGGGCAACAGGGCAGTGGAGCAGATGGACCTGCGCGAACGGGTACAGCCATTTTTTCGCAGGCTCTCGATGGAAGTGGGAGAGACAGTGCATCTGGGCGTTTTGCAGAAAACGCGCGTGGTCTATCTGGACAAAGTAGAGCCAAATCGCAGAGTATGCATGACGTCGCGAACGGGCACTTCAAACCCGGTGTATTGCACGTCACTCGGAAAAGCGATGCTGGCATTTTTGCCAGAGGAGCTGCGCGAGGAAATCATCAACAAGATCAAATTCACTCGCTTTACGCCAAAGACGCTTTGTTCGCGGGAAGCATTGATGAAGTCACTGGAACGGGTGAAAAAGCGCGGCTTCGCCATTGATGATGAAGAGATTGAGACCGGAGTTCGCTGTGTGGGTGTGCCGATTTTTGATGTGAACCGCTATCCCATTGCAGCAGTCAGTGTTTCCGGTCCGGCCTCGCGCATTACCGTGCAGAGCGTGCCGGGGATTGCGGAAAAACTGATGCGCTGCAGCTCAGACATCTCAAAAACCCTTGGCATTCATGACAGAAAGAGGTCCAGATACACGTCACCGCTGTTCCATCATTACAGCAACTGA
- a CDS encoding cupin domain-containing protein, which yields MKRIFLLTVFFLLTVASYAQQSGKADFFSTQEIQKQLLGLTAKAESAGSSGTTLGDYGSYKIQLSLRTKSGGAEIHAHYDDVFLVKQGHATLITGGTIPDPQTGPDGETKGPEITGGKTQEISAGDIVNIPAGTPHQLKIPEGVLFSSIVIKVKE from the coding sequence ATGAAGCGAATCTTCCTTCTTACCGTATTTTTCCTCCTCACGGTTGCCAGCTACGCACAGCAATCTGGCAAAGCTGATTTCTTTTCTACCCAGGAAATACAGAAACAGCTTCTTGGACTTACCGCAAAGGCAGAATCCGCCGGGAGCAGCGGCACAACTCTCGGTGATTACGGAAGCTATAAAATCCAGCTTTCTTTACGCACCAAAAGCGGAGGCGCAGAGATCCACGCCCATTATGACGATGTCTTTTTAGTGAAACAGGGACATGCTACGCTGATCACCGGAGGAACCATTCCAGACCCCCAAACAGGCCCCGATGGTGAAACCAAAGGTCCCGAAATTACCGGCGGAAAAACACAGGAAATTTCCGCGGGCGACATTGTGAATATTCCCGCCGGCACTCCGCATCAGTTGAAGATACCCGAAGGAGTGCTATTCAGCTCCATCGTCATTAAAGTCAAGGAATGA